In Juglans microcarpa x Juglans regia isolate MS1-56 chromosome 8D, Jm3101_v1.0, whole genome shotgun sequence, the following are encoded in one genomic region:
- the LOC121242773 gene encoding cytochrome P450 CYP82D47-like, with amino-acid sequence MADKNGPIFSINLGMHRAIVVSSSKITKECFTTNDKVFANRPKALATELMGYNYAMFGFSPYGSYWRHVQRITTLEVLSNHRIEMFKHIRESEVNTAIKEIYELSAKNNNALVEMRRWFGYVTLNIVFMMVIKKRFAWAVTKDENKGNDQCRNAMRDFFVLSGTFVASDVLPYLRWLDLGGYEKEMKKIANKLDHELEGWLEEHKQRRIYGEVKKGHQDFMDVMLSIVVDSEEISSYDADTITKATCLTLILAGTDTTTVTMTWALCLLLNNREALKKAQQELDLQIGRDRLVMESDVKNLVYLQAVIKETMRLYPAGPLSVPHESLEDCTLAGYHIPAGTRLLVNLSKIHRDPQVWSDPTEFRPERFLTTHRDVDFKGQHFEFIPFGSGRRVCPGISFALQVMQLTLANFLHAFEITTVPADEPVDMTEKFGLTSLKATPLEVHLTPRLPSSAYA; translated from the exons ATGGCTGACAAGAACGGACCAATCTTCAGTATCAACTTGGGCATGCATAGAGCTATAGTAGTAAGCAGTTCAAAGATAACTAAAGAGTGTTTCACTACCAACGATAAAGTCTTTGCCAACCGTCCAAAAGCTTTGGCGACAGAACTCATGGGTTACAACTATGCCATGTTCGGTTTCAGCCCATATGGTTCCTATTGGCGTCATGTTCAAAGAATAACCACTCTTGAGGTCCTCTCAAATCACCGTATCGAGATGTTCAAACACATCCGAGAGTCAGAGGTAAACACGGCCATAAAAGAGATCTACGAATTGTCCGCCAAGAACAACAACGCATTAGTGGAGATGAGAAGATGGTTCGGCTATGTAACCCTAAACATTGTGTTTATGATGGTTATAAAGAAACGATTTGCTTGGGCTGTAACCAAGGATGAGAATAAAGGAAATGATCAATGTCGAAATGCGATGAGAGATTTCTTTGTGCTGAGTGGGACATTTGTAGCATCAGATGTACTTCCATATCTAAGATGGTTGGACTTGGGTGGCTACgagaaggaaatgaagaaaatagcaAACAAATTAGATCATGAGCTCGAAGGATGGCTAGAAGAACACAAGCAAAGAAGAATTTATGGGGAGGTAAAGAAGGGACATCAAGACTTTATGGATGTGATGTTGTCTATTGTCGTTGACAGTGAGGAGATTTCTAGTTATGATGCTGATACAATCACCAAGGCTACTTGTCTG ACCCTCATCTTAGCTGGTACAGATACAACGACGGTGACAATGACATGGGCGCTCTGTCTACTTCTTAATAACCGAGAGGCTCTTAAGAAAGCCCAACAAGAATTAGACCTCCAGATTGGTAGAGATAGGCTAGTGATGGAATCAGATGTGAAAAACCTAGTCTATCTTCAAGCTGTAATCAAAGAAACAATGCGTTTATATCCCGCTGGGCCACTTTCTGTGCCGCACGAGTCCCTTGAGGATTGCACTTTGGCTGGTTACCACATCCCAGCGGGCACCCGTCTTCTTGTTAATCTATCAAAAATTCATAGAGATCCCCAAGTGTGGTCAGATCCAACCGAATTTCGCCCAGAAAGGTTTCTTACAACCCACAGAGATGTTGACTTTAAGGGCCAGCATTTTGAGTTTATACCATTTGGTAGCGGGAGGAGAGTTTGTCCAGGAATCTCGTTTGCACTACAAGTTATGCAACTCACACTTGCTAACTTCTTGCATGCCTTTGAGATTACGACAGTACCAGCAGATGAACCAGTAGACATGACTGAGAAATTCGGACTTACATCCCTGAAAGCCACCCCACTTGAAGTCCATCTCACTCCACGCCTTCCTTCTTCAGCATATGCATGA